CATCGGCCAGTACGTGTCGGCGCTGGGCCGGCGCTTTCTGATAGTGGGCCTGCTCGAAAAAAGCGGCGGCAGCATGGGCGGGGGCGGCGCCGACCGCCTGGCCCTGCTGCCCCTCGAAACCGGCAACCAGATGCCCCGCCAGCGCGCCCTCACCTATGATATCAAAACCGCCACCGATAAGCCGGGCACGCTGTCTTTCCTCATGGGGCAGGCCACCGGCAAGATGCGCGCCGTGCGCCACGACAAGCTGGGCCAGGAAGACAGCTTCACGGTGGAAAGCAGCGAGTCGCTGGCTTCCACGCTCGAGTCGGTGTCGGGCAAGGTGAAGGCCGGCGGCAGCGTCATGGCCTTTATCACGCTGCTCGGCGCCAGCATTGCCCTCATGAACATCATGCTGGTGTCGGTGACGGAGCGCACGCGCGAAATCGGCATCCGCAAGGCGCTGGGCGCTACCGCCGTGCAGATTCGCCAGCAGTTCCTCATCGAAGCCATTGTGATTTGCTTGCTGGGCGGCACGCTAGGCATCATTCTGGGGGTGCTGGGCGGCAACGGCGTGGCCAAGCTGGTGGGGGCCGGCTCGTTCTTCGTGCCCTGGTTCTGGATGTTCCTAGGCTTTGTCATCTGC
This DNA window, taken from Hymenobacter sp. 5317J-9, encodes the following:
- a CDS encoding ABC transporter permease; protein product: MSPFENVREAFRSIRANLLRTVLTALILSIGLFALVGILTSIDAMKNSLSETFASLGANSFELHAKGYTNRSRRGGVQGKQYPPIDFLQAKLYKKAMGDEAQVGVSAFISGAAEMKANGIKTNPNMQLIAGDENYLKIQGYNLTEGRTFSQTELNSGANVLIVGDEIKQKLFPKQSPIGQYVSALGRRFLIVGLLEKSGGSMGGGGADRLALLPLETGNQMPRQRALTYDIKTATDKPGTLSFLMGQATGKMRAVRHDKLGQEDSFTVESSESLASTLESVSGKVKAGGSVMAFITLLGASIALMNIMLVSVTERTREIGIRKALGATAVQIRQQFLIEAIVICLLGGTLGIILGVLGGNGVAKLVGAGSFFVPWFWMFLGFVICVGVGLASGYYPASKAAALDPIDSLRYE